Genomic DNA from Oryza sativa Japonica Group chromosome 5, ASM3414082v1:
GCTGATACACAAACTGTTAGTGGGTACAAATTGTAATTTCGGTAGTAACACAACAGCACGGTTTCTTAGTTACATGACCAAAACACGAACTGTAATTTTTTTGACAGAGGTAACTATCATTGTTTTCCATTCGTAAAAAAATCAGATTGAAAAACTCTTGCATTAGTATGCTACTGTCACTTCGCTTTAGTCTTTAGAGCTGTGCAGAAGCATTGCTCTCGCCCTTTCCAGCACTAGCATTCTTCACCTTTTTTTTGTCTCTTTGTCCGTTTCTTTTGCTCTGTACAATTCTTCAGCTTTTGCCTGTTGGCTTCCATTTAATATTCAGTTCAGGCTGTATTGACCTTGCGTGAATAAAGATGAATATCATCTATTTTGACGCTTTTCTGAATCCCGTTGTTTCGTGTTTTTGCATAACCTTTTGATTTCCTTGTCGCTATCTGGTTGTAACAATGATCTCAAGGTGTCAATGTAACTATTGGCTATACTCATTTCCTTTTCTCACATGTCTCCTCATTACCAACTGCAATGGATGTTTTCCTTTTAACAATTAGCGTACATATATTGGTTCTGAGATCTCACAATTAAGGGTAGCACTTTAATCTTGTGAGTTGTACATGTCATGCTATTGTCGCTGTACCAAGCAGCATGAGTGACTTTTGACTCTTGAGTGGCAATCATTGATACAATTATGCTACTACCTATAGTTCAGTAATCAGTTGCCATCATCAGCCTCGCTTCAGATTATTGATCTGCAACAGTTCACATGTACTCCTTCGTTTCTGTTTAGAGTTTCCTGTAGCAGGCATAAAGCAGTAATACTGCGGCTTCTGGTATTATGTTCTCCTTGGCATTTTTCCACTCGAGCGGTTCAGTGatcagtactccctccattccaaattgatatatatatatatatttcataggtagctaataactctctcatactatatttactatagcaacaaactcaatgcatgcaccatccccactattttctagccaatagcaaattaaGATATTGCATTTAGATTATAAATGCTTATGTGCatagatgcatgcatcaatgtccatttactccaacgcacaaataacgaatagacctaatgaatgaacacaaatatatagatcatttatgaataatcttaaaaaaattatatgtatatcaatttggaacggagggagtactaaccaGAGGTGCAGGTACAGCTGCAGGTGCAGCTTACCTGCTCAAGACTAAAATGGCTTTTATCATATAAACTGCTCTTCTCTGATCTGTTCCAAGATGACAAGAATGGCAGGAGAGAGACCAACCCTTTTATTACCATCTCGTCTCCATGCAAGCAGTTGTACTAGTTGTTACCATCACTGAacaaaccttttcttttttcctctgaACATCTTACCTAACCAGCTTATCACAAATCAGACTTCCTGCCATTCTTGTCCAAGTGTTCCTGAGCAAAGCTATGGCAAGCTAACAGGTGAAAGGCAAGGGGACCAACTGGGATTGCATTGTGAAAATGAAACACAGCCTGATGAACTGGGGGACACAACACACACACCATCAGTGATCAGTCAATCCATGTACTGATGTACAACGTCAACCGAGCTGTCACTGATGCTTCTTTCTTTCGTCTACCAACCACGGCCAGCTTTGCTCCCCCTCTCTTCGCTGTGTTTCACCGTCTTTTTCTCTGCGTTTCTCCTCCGCTCGCTCGATCGAGGGATGCACATGCGCGCCGTTGGCGTCACAGGAAAATCGCTGCTGCTAAGCACAGTAGATGCCATTTGTTTATAGCTTAGCCCCCTGTTGTGTTGCTGCTTGATTTGATTGCCGCTAAGTTTGTTTACTGAATATTATTACGATAGTTGATTAGGATTGCAGCGTCATGTCATGAGGCGGGTATGCTCCATCGTCAGCTAcagtaaaaatttaaaaattttaaacttaCTTTTAGAACTGattttgcagttttttttttgctgtaatTCATGTAACATGTTCTAGTACTGTTTTACTTTATGTGGCGTGAAAAAGAACTTGGAAATGCTCGGATATTTAGCCTGCATCGACTAGTCGGCATATCTGCAGACTTAcataaatcctttttttttcaaagtttcTGCATCTAGGCATGTTGTTCGTCCAAAAATGTTGGcagaactctttttttttcctcagttTTCATTCTCATATTTCGTGGTGTACCAGACTCCAGACAGCTCAACAACCTTGTGTACCGCTTGTCCTACAGTGCTTCACCGGCACAAGTTTGATCTTATCGCCGGAGACGATTTCAAATCAGAAGTTGTTCTGAAACTGAACAGAAACACTGTATGTTCGGACAAAACAATGCGGGGCTCTGTTTGCCCATTTGCCAAGCAGAGCATGCATGCCACTGTGAAAGATTCCGTTCTTCATTGCTCTCATACGGTGTGAATGTGCCACATTGCCTCTGCGTGGCAAAGGTAGACTAGAGCAGAGCACTGGCCGAGTTAGAAATTAGTACTACCAAGGACCAGTGCTAATTAATGGATTATTGATTTTGTGTAAAATTTACATGGTAACTTAAAGGGATTTAAACTTGCTTTTTTGGGGCAAGCGCCCTAGCTACCCTCCCCGTCTCTGCCCATAGGTTAGCAGTGTGAAATAAGCCGTGCTTTGTAGTGATATAAAATAAGAGTAACAAtgggtgggcattcggtctaaccgaaaatttcggtctcggtcttcggtctttcggtttttttgtctttgaaaagtgaagaccgaatttcagCGCAAAAATGTTAGGATCGACAAATTCGGTCTTGgtcttttcggtctcggtcaTGACCGAAATTCAAcgacattttcatatatgcaaagaaataatgaaaattttcaacacaaaaatcacaaaaaaaattcgtaagcacttatgagtaaagactcttattaggttgcatgcctagaaTAAGTAGGCATGTGAAAATTAaagtttaatcctattaaacatAATGGACTGTAGGTTGTATTTAGACATTTTTTGATAATTCGGCCTTTTCGGTCTATTCGGTTACCCGAGGAGACTAATCGAATTGATCGAACAAAATTCAGTCTTTCACTACGTAGGACCGAatttttcggtctcggtcttttcggttctGTCTTTCGGTTCGATttttttctgcccacccctactGTAACATATACAATTAAACTATAGAAAGAGGACCACTTCACACTTTAAGCACGAAGATTAGTCTATTTAACCCCTGAAGTATGAAATTGGGTATTCTATTTCCGAAGAATAGAAACCGAGTTAAATAATCCTATACTAATGATATAGCTGTGGTTTTTGCCACGTGGACTATAGAGGAGATAATGACATGATAATAGGGGAATGAATATTCTTTCAAGAAGTGGAAAGGCTCGAGAATGATGTACAGTAGTGCGTATGTGGTAATTAGTGAGTGAAAAGAAACTATTGGATTGACTTGGGTTTAGTAGATTAATCTTTATGCATGTAAGCAATACTGTCATTATCCCCATGAAAAAACTACCTACAAAACTATTCAAAGGGGTTATTTGAGCCACTTTCATATTTTTAGGAGTAGAATACTCAGTTTCATATTTCAGGGGTTAAATAGACCAAACCAACACTCAAGGGGTTATATAGACTTATTTCTAAAAAATCTATTAAAAAGTTGCTTTTAAAGTCGTATTAacccatttttcaagtttaatataattagtatttaattaatcatatgctaatgaatctcatcgttttgtgtatcttctcatcctctcccttcctctcaaaCAAACATTCATACCTTCCCCTTAAGAGTACAACGTTGAGTAACATTTCTCATCCTTTGGTTTTTGCTAGGCAATACTATAATaacaagatgaaaaaaaaagaaactatatGTTGTTGGCCAGTTTCAGAAGAAGCTGAGATCCACAATTATCCCCACAAGCACCACAAACAGTCATACCACTTGCTTAAAAATTCGAACAAACAAACGAACAAACCAATATTCCGCAGTAAGGAAATgcctaaaaaaagaagaattcaAAATGGCCATCTTCCAAAATTCATGCTCGGTGCTCTCTGCTCTGGGACCGGGTGGCATTAATGGCACCCCACAAAACCAAACAAAGCAACCACCTCGCACACTACACACACAGTGCATCTccacgccgccacgcgcgcCCACGCTAGAATCCAATGGACGAACACCTCGCCGCCGCttgatcccctcctcctcctccccaatggccaccgccaccgccgccctcctcctcctcacgctcgccgccatcctcgccgcggcgggcgccgtGAACGACGACGTGCTCGCGCTGGTGGTCTTCAAGTCCGGGGTGTCCGACCCGGGGGGCGTCCTGGCGGCGTGGTCGGAGGACGCCGACCGCGCCTGCGCCTGGCCCGGGGTGTCGTGCGACGCGCGGGCGGGgcgcgtcgacgccgtcgcgctCCCGTCCGCGGGGctctccggccgcctcccgcgGTCCGCGCTGCTCCGCCTCGACGCGCTCCTCTCCCTCGCGCTCCCCGGGAACAACCTCTCCGGCCCGCTCCCCGACGCGCTGCCCCCGCGCGCCCGCGCGCTCGACCTCTCCGCCAACTCGCTCTCAGGCTACCtccccgccgcgctcgcctcctgcGGCTCCCTCGTGTCGCTCAACCTCTCCGGGAACCTCCTCTCGGGCCCCGTCCCCGATGGCATCTGGTCTCTCCCGTCGCTCCGGTCGCTGGACCTCTCCGGCAACCAGCTCGCCGGAAGCGTGCCCGGGGGATTCCCACGGAGCAGCTCGTTGCGCGTGCTGGATTTGAGTCGCAACCTTCTCGAAGGGGAGATTCCGGCGGACGTCGGAGAGGCCGGGCTGCTCAAATCGTTGGATGTCGGGCACAACTTGTTCACCGGCGAGCTGCCGGAGTCGCTGCGTGGGCTCACCGGGCTGAGCTCTCTTGGAGCGGGCGGGAATgcgctcgccggcgagctcccgggGTGGATTGGTGAGATGGCGGCGCTGGAGACGCTAGATTTGTCCGGCAACCGCTTCGTCGGCGCCATCCCAGACGGCATTTCGGGCTGCAAGAACCTGGTCGAGGTCGACCTCAGCGGCAACGCGCTCACCGGGGAGCTCCCGTGGTGGGTGTTCGGCCTGGCAGCGCTGCAGCGCGTCTCCCTCGCCGGCAACGCGCTTTCCGGCTGGATCAAAGCTCCCGGTGACAATGCCTCAGCGCTGCAAGAACTGGACCTGTCGGGCAATGCCTTCTCCGGCGTGATCCCGCGCGAGATCGCGAGCCTTTCAAGGTTGCAGCATCTGAACCTGTCCTCAAACACCATGTCGGGGAAGCTTCCGGTGAGCATTGGACGGATGGCATTGTTGGAGGTGATGGATGTTAGCAGAAACCAGCTGAGCGGGGGCGTCCCACCGGAGatcggcggtgcggcggcgctccggaAGTTGCTGATGGGGAGTAATTCACTCACCGGAATCATTCCGCCGCAGATTGGGAATTGCAGAAACCTGATTGCATTGTAAgtgatctcttttttttttttccaacataACTTGGTGGCTTGCTGTTACACTAGCAGTAGCTTCTACTTTGTTTTTTCTTGTGTTAGCAGCTAGCACTTGCCTGCTCTCTGGTTCCTAGTTTCAGATGCCATGGAGAAAGTGATGTCTATGTCTTATTTTCTGTTTGGAAGCACTAAGCCAGCAATGTCGGAACCATGCCTGTCCTGTTGCTTTGGTCGTATCCTAGTGTCTGTGTCCTTGCTTTTTCTTGGATACACTAAAAAAACACAAGTCAAATTACATAAGAAATTTGAATGCTTCTTAAAGAACATATAAATTACAATGAACAAGGCAAATCATGTTGCATCATTACTATCAAAATCTTGGCACTATTTCAGCTGATGTGTGTATGGCTCTTTTGTGGCATTGCAGGGATCTATCACATAACAAGCTTACAGGGCCTATTCCTGCGACCATAGGCAACCTCACCGGTCTCCAAATGGTCGATTTCTCGGAGAACAAGCTGAATGGAACCCTGCCAGTGGAGCTCTCTAAACTCGCAAACCTTCGAGTCTTCAATGTCTCCCACAATCTACTATCAGGAAACCTCCCCATCAGTCACTTTTTTGATACTATCCCTGATTCTTTCATCTTGGACAATGCTGGACTTTGCAGCTCACAGAGAGATAATTCCTGCAGCGGCGTCATGCCAAAGCCAATTGTATTTAACCCTAATGCCTCATCAGATCCCCTCTCAGAGGCTTCCCCAGGTGCCCCCAGCAGCCAGCACCACAAGAAGATCATATTGAGCATCTCAACACTGATTGCCATTGTGGGTGGAGCGTTGATTATTGTTGGCGTGGTAACTATCACAGTGCTCAACCGTCGTGTCCGCTCTGCGGCCTCCCACTCTGCAGTTCCCACTGCACTATCAGATGATTATGATAGCCAATCCCCAGAGAATGAAGCCAACCCTGGCAAGCTTGTCATGTTTGGCAGGGGCAGCCCAGATTTCAGTGCAGGTGGGCATGCTTTGCTGAATAAGGATTGCGAACTTGGGCGAGGAGGCTTTGGCACAGTCTACAAGGCAGTTTTAAGAGATGGCCAGCCTGTGGCCATCAAGAAGCTGACAGTGTCAAGCTTGGTCAAGTCAGAGGACGAGTTCAAACGGCAGGTTAAGCTTCTTGGAAAGGTGCGGCACCATAATGTTGTTACCCTCAGAGGCTTCTACTGGACTTCATCACTGCAGCTCCTCATCTATGACTTTGTGCCTGGCGGTAACTTATATCAGCACCTGCATGAGTCCTCAGCAGAGAGATCGGTTTCATGGATGGAAAGGTTTGACATAATAATCGGCGTAGCCCGAGCCCTTGCGCACTTGCACCGCCATGGGATAATCCACTATAATCTGAAGTCAAGCAATGTCTTGCTAGATAGCAACGGCGAGCCAAGGGTTGGTGACTATGGCCTTGTGAAGCTGCTGCCTATGCTGGATCGCTACGTGCTGAGCAGCAAGATTCAGAGCGCGCTAGGGTACATGGCGCCGGAGTTCACATGCAGGACAGTCAATGTCACAGAGAAGTGCGACGTCTATGGTTTCGGGGTGATAGTTCTTGAGATCTTGACAGGCAGGAGACCAGTCGAGTACCTAGAAGACGATGTCGTCGTGCTCTGCGATGTGGTGAGAGCTGCACTCGACGATGGCAGGGTGGAGGACTGCATGGATCCACGGCTATCAGGTGAGTTCTCCATGGAAGAGGCTATGCTGATCATCAAGCTGGGCCTTGTTTGCACGTCTCAGGTGCCCTCCCACCGGCCGGACATGGGTGAGGTAGTCAGCATGCTTGAGATGGTGAGGAGTTCTCAGGGTACCCCAGAGGATGATCTGGTTTGAAATCTATTTTTTGGTTCCATTTCTCTTTCCCTTTATTAGTTCCTTTTTTTGTCTTTGATAGATGGGATGATTGCAAAGACCAAAGAATGTGAGGAGATGGCTAGTGATTTAGCCTGCTTGCAATTTTTCAGGGATGTGAAGCCGTTGCTTCGGATCAGTTCTTGGTCCCTTTTCTAGAATCATCACATGAGTGTCAATTCGAAATGAGGCTGATAGCATAATAGCAACCCGGTTCCATTCATGTTTTTGTTGTCAGTTAAGTTTGGCTAATACTTGGGTCTTTTGAAGAATTGAAGTTCTGTTACTTTGTTGCTGTCTTCGCCTTGAGACCACAACTTCTCCCAGAAAGCAAGCCGAAGTTAAAGGCTTCCTGGGCCAAGTTGTCGTACAGGTGACACAGCCCATACGGCCCTACTCGAATGATCATGTGCTCATTCAGGCCTACTCGAGTTTGGATCGATACTAATATCCAATTCGGCCCACATAAATTCGGATCTGCGAACGGAATCGGCCCACGGAAACTGGGTTCCGGCCTATTCCCATAGCCCAAGAAATTTGGCCCAAATGCAGTGTCAGTAGTTTGGGCCTCGTACGCGGAGCCTCCTGAATACTAGTAGCAATTTAATTAGCAGAGAGCTCAGAAAAAAACACGAACAtcaacctaatatcaaataattagaaaggGTAAGACTTCGAACTCAGGTCGTCCAGCCCACCACCTCGTGGAGTTAGTCGAAAGACCCCTGCGTGTTTCTTTAATTAGCAGAGAGCTCCCTTGATCTAATCATCAAACTGTCATCAAAGCAAGCTTATCTAGCGAAAATGCTCTTGCAGTTTCAGTTGCAATGTAACAATCACACCGCACATGCATGCAGTGGACTAGATTTTGTTTATCCCCGTATAGCAAAGCCAATTCCATGTCCCAGTATTTTAGCCTAATCTGTTCGTCAACAGAAAAAAAGGCAGATGCAACAGAGCCTGCATGTTAATGACAACTATATTAATGACAGAGTTGACCATGCCGGATAGCTACTCTATGTTAATGACAAGTTGACAATTAGTACTAGAATACGCTGGTGCACGCTTGTCttatactcccttcgtgatCAACGTGCAACAGAGTATATAATTTAATGATGTTCACATCGCCCATTGACTACTCTTGGGTGGATTTGGATTAATTAATTTGGCCCCTGTCCACCTAATGTTTGATGCTTACATATCATTAATTAAGCATCCACATGGTTCATCGTTCAAGTATAGGTTAAGTAGCTAGTTTCTCATAGGCCGAAGACGCCTGCATGGAGGGAGGGTTTATCTGACCCTGATATCATTGGAGTAACATATATAATCTGCATTACCGCCATAATGACATATATGGAGTATCAGTCTTGAGTTTATGACACATTGTTACTATATATTCAGACCAATATTACTAAGAATATGAACCCTCGAATAGGCAAGAAGTTCGGATCCTGGTCAACTCCTTCACATGCCAACTTGTCACTACTGAAACATATTTGATGCCTGAAGTTAGGATCAACATGTATTATCATCTATCATAACCTGGGTCATTGTTCATCCACACAATTGATGACGTAAGTCTA
This window encodes:
- the LOC4339111 gene encoding probable LRR receptor-like serine/threonine-protein kinase IRK, which translates into the protein MATATAALLLLTLAAILAAAGAVNDDVLALVVFKSGVSDPGGVLAAWSEDADRACAWPGVSCDARAGRVDAVALPSAGLSGRLPRSALLRLDALLSLALPGNNLSGPLPDALPPRARALDLSANSLSGYLPAALASCGSLVSLNLSGNLLSGPVPDGIWSLPSLRSLDLSGNQLAGSVPGGFPRSSSLRVLDLSRNLLEGEIPADVGEAGLLKSLDVGHNLFTGELPESLRGLTGLSSLGAGGNALAGELPGWIGEMAALETLDLSGNRFVGAIPDGISGCKNLVEVDLSGNALTGELPWWVFGLAALQRVSLAGNALSGWIKAPGDNASALQELDLSGNAFSGVIPREIASLSRLQHLNLSSNTMSGKLPVSIGRMALLEVMDVSRNQLSGGVPPEIGGAAALRKLLMGSNSLTGIIPPQIGNCRNLIALDLSHNKLTGPIPATIGNLTGLQMVDFSENKLNGTLPVELSKLANLRVFNVSHNLLSGNLPISHFFDTIPDSFILDNAGLCSSQRDNSCSGVMPKPIVFNPNASSDPLSEASPGAPSSQHHKKIILSISTLIAIVGGALIIVGVVTITVLNRRVRSAASHSAVPTALSDDYDSQSPENEANPGKLVMFGRGSPDFSAGGHALLNKDCELGRGGFGTVYKAVLRDGQPVAIKKLTVSSLVKSEDEFKRQVKLLGKVRHHNVVTLRGFYWTSSLQLLIYDFVPGGNLYQHLHESSAERSVSWMERFDIIIGVARALAHLHRHGIIHYNLKSSNVLLDSNGEPRVGDYGLVKLLPMLDRYVLSSKIQSALGYMAPEFTCRTVNVTEKCDVYGFGVIVLEILTGRRPVEYLEDDVVVLCDVVRAALDDGRVEDCMDPRLSGEFSMEEAMLIIKLGLVCTSQVPSHRPDMGEVVSMLEMVRSSQGTPEDDLV